Proteins encoded within one genomic window of Halorussus salilacus:
- a CDS encoding DUF7269 family protein: MGRAVRGRRPPPTDGPAARFARVGDPPETASAADRARTGRSFDRRVATGADGRAASMEAVRSTLAETAAGVHARGGGLSSEEARKAVETGAWTDDPTAAAFLAGEDGPEFPLSARLREWLDPAAERRRRVERTVSAVESALDETEGESP; encoded by the coding sequence GTGGGCCGCGCGGTCCGGGGCCGACGCCCGCCCCCGACCGACGGCCCCGCCGCCCGGTTCGCGCGCGTCGGGGACCCGCCCGAGACCGCGAGCGCCGCCGACCGCGCTCGGACCGGCCGGTCGTTCGACCGGCGGGTCGCTACCGGGGCCGACGGCCGTGCGGCTTCGATGGAAGCGGTCCGTTCGACGCTGGCCGAGACCGCCGCCGGGGTCCACGCCCGAGGTGGCGGTCTGTCCTCCGAGGAGGCCCGAAAGGCAGTCGAGACCGGCGCGTGGACCGACGACCCGACCGCCGCCGCGTTCCTCGCGGGCGAGGACGGCCCGGAATTCCCGCTCTCCGCGCGCCTCCGGGAGTGGCTCGACCCGGCGGCCGAGCGACGGCGGCGGGTCGAGCGCACCGTCTCGGCGGTCGAGTCGGCGCTCGACGAAACGGAGGGCGAGTCGCCGTGA
- a CDS encoding DUF4129 domain-containing protein, whose translation MPVRDAAVELDGERLGETDGQGRIRVRLPESPGNATLAVERGPVSGETTVSLPDLTVSADPVLPVALPGTGVEVAAAYGDEPVPNASVRVGGGERRTGPNGSATATLPFGPSATVTVVADGQTRRTTVSGLFVNLLGVLVGTAAVVGGLALGARRRGLTPRRIAALLARAAAAIPRLAVALLFGIADRLDRGIRAVADAIRDLLAGEATVPELVERLRAWLRERLRAAQALAGRLAGEAEVRDADASAASDAPPHPEEVDSYRTLREAWADFLRVVSVRRPAAMTPGELADHAVREDDLPPEAVATLRDAFRDVEYGARSPAERLPRVEEALAAVEAAARPPESGEGSADERGETSVDEPDEAGSEAAASDPAGGDD comes from the coding sequence GTGCCCGTCCGGGACGCCGCGGTCGAACTCGACGGCGAGCGCCTCGGCGAGACCGACGGGCAGGGCAGAATCCGGGTCCGGCTTCCCGAGTCGCCGGGCAACGCCACCCTCGCGGTCGAGCGCGGGCCGGTCTCGGGCGAGACCACAGTCTCGCTCCCGGACCTGACGGTCTCGGCCGACCCGGTCCTGCCGGTCGCCCTCCCCGGGACCGGCGTCGAGGTCGCGGCGGCCTACGGCGACGAACCGGTCCCCAACGCCAGCGTTCGGGTCGGCGGCGGGGAACGCCGGACCGGCCCGAACGGCAGCGCGACCGCGACCCTCCCGTTCGGTCCGAGCGCGACCGTGACCGTCGTCGCCGACGGTCAGACCCGCCGGACGACCGTCTCGGGCCTGTTCGTCAATCTCCTCGGTGTCCTCGTCGGGACCGCGGCGGTCGTCGGCGGCCTCGCACTCGGGGCCCGTCGGCGGGGACTGACGCCCCGCCGAATCGCCGCGCTCCTCGCCCGGGCGGCGGCCGCGATACCGCGGCTGGCGGTCGCCCTGCTGTTCGGCATCGCCGACAGACTCGACCGCGGGATTCGGGCGGTCGCCGACGCCATCCGCGACCTGCTCGCGGGCGAGGCCACGGTGCCGGAACTGGTCGAGCGACTCCGCGCGTGGCTCCGCGAGCGCCTGCGCGCCGCGCAGGCGCTCGCGGGCCGACTCGCGGGCGAAGCCGAGGTCAGGGACGCCGACGCCTCCGCGGCGTCCGACGCGCCGCCCCACCCCGAAGAGGTCGACTCCTACCGGACGCTCCGGGAGGCGTGGGCCGACTTCCTCCGGGTGGTCTCGGTCCGGCGGCCCGCCGCGATGACGCCGGGCGAACTCGCAGACCACGCGGTCCGCGAGGACGACCTGCCGCCCGAGGCGGTCGCGACCCTCCGGGACGCCTTCCGCGACGTGGAGTACGGCGCGCGCTCGCCCGCCGAGCGACTCCCCCGCGTCGAGGAGGCGCTCGCGGCGGTCGAGGCGGCGGCGCGCCCGCCCGAATCGGGCGAGGGGTCGGCCGACGAACGGGGCGAGACCTCGGTCGACGAACCGGATGAGGCGGGGTCGGAGGCGGCCGCCTCCGACCCCGCGGGAGGTGACGACTGA
- a CDS encoding transglutaminaseTgpA domain-containing protein, whose translation MTDTSPPLVPDDEEARDRLRVLLAVCCVVAVALAALVLPALTGAGPGGSPLGSAIPQPGVDPFDEGPDGGGGGAAALDGAGGLGALNPGDTTSVGGSLADEGETNAFRSQNAEVHFTVESSTASYWRTGAYDTYTGGGWEQSGERRPSDGSLERDGIRGERVEYEVTLARQGTALPTVWRPASVSGTDSVYVTDAGAFETDDALGEGTSYEGVSHKPPRDPAVLRAAGEDYPTDIEERYTALPADTDRRLGEFTANLTEDADDPYETATRVESWLEENKSYSLNASAPGEDAASEFVFEMDEGYCEYFATSMTAMLRSQGVPARYVVGYSTGQEVGANTYQVRGMNAHAWVEVYFPEVGWVRFDPTPGSDRLDAERDAFENRTGESGDEYAPTEEGSPNETFSAEETATTPDESGTETTGRSGTETARESETEGSPTTTDSSPETSESETTEGSETSGTTTEESTTTEESATTTESSETTTTEEPETTTTEEESDDRDSYEVELDPDPVPGESVTATVTREGSPAVGVAVRFNGDLVGTTDGRGR comes from the coding sequence ATGACCGACACGTCGCCCCCGCTGGTGCCCGACGACGAGGAGGCCCGCGACCGCCTCCGGGTCCTGCTCGCGGTCTGTTGCGTCGTCGCGGTCGCGCTCGCGGCGCTCGTCCTCCCGGCGCTCACCGGGGCCGGACCCGGCGGGTCGCCGCTCGGGTCGGCGATTCCCCAGCCGGGGGTCGACCCCTTCGACGAGGGGCCGGACGGCGGTGGCGGCGGCGCGGCCGCGCTCGACGGCGCGGGCGGTCTCGGCGCGCTGAACCCGGGCGACACCACCTCGGTCGGCGGGTCGCTAGCCGACGAGGGCGAGACCAACGCCTTCCGGTCGCAGAACGCCGAGGTCCACTTCACGGTGGAGAGTTCGACCGCGAGCTACTGGCGGACCGGCGCGTACGACACCTACACCGGGGGTGGGTGGGAGCAGTCGGGCGAGCGCCGACCCTCCGACGGCAGCCTCGAACGCGACGGGATTCGCGGCGAGCGCGTCGAGTACGAGGTGACGCTCGCCCGGCAGGGAACCGCGCTCCCGACCGTCTGGCGGCCCGCTTCGGTCTCCGGGACCGACTCGGTGTACGTCACCGACGCGGGCGCGTTCGAGACCGACGACGCGCTCGGCGAGGGAACCAGTTACGAGGGAGTGAGTCACAAGCCCCCCCGCGACCCCGCGGTCCTGCGGGCCGCGGGCGAGGACTACCCGACCGATATCGAGGAGCGGTACACCGCGCTCCCCGCCGACACCGACCGGCGTCTCGGGGAGTTCACCGCGAACCTGACCGAGGACGCCGACGACCCCTACGAGACCGCGACCAGGGTCGAGTCGTGGCTGGAGGAGAACAAGAGCTACTCGCTGAACGCGAGCGCGCCCGGCGAGGACGCCGCCTCGGAGTTCGTCTTCGAGATGGACGAGGGCTACTGCGAGTACTTCGCCACCTCGATGACCGCGATGCTCCGGTCGCAGGGCGTGCCCGCCCGATACGTCGTGGGCTACTCGACCGGTCAGGAGGTCGGCGCGAACACCTATCAGGTCCGGGGGATGAACGCCCACGCGTGGGTCGAGGTCTACTTCCCCGAGGTCGGGTGGGTCCGGTTCGACCCCACGCCCGGGAGCGACCGTCTGGATGCCGAACGCGACGCCTTCGAGAACCGGACCGGCGAGTCCGGCGACGAGTACGCCCCGACCGAGGAGGGGAGCCCGAACGAGACGTTCTCTGCCGAGGAGACGGCCACGACCCCCGACGAGTCGGGGACCGAGACGACGGGCAGGTCAGGAACCGAGACCGCGCGCGAGTCGGAGACCGAGGGGAGTCCGACGACCACCGACTCGTCGCCGGAAACGTCTGAGTCCGAGACGACCGAGGGTTCCGAGACGTCTGGAACCACGACCGAGGAATCCACGACGACCGAAGAATCCGCGACGACGACGGAATCGTCCGAGACAACCACCACCGAAGAACCCGAGACGACCACGACGGAGGAGGAGTCCGACGACCGAGACAGCTACGAGGTGGAACTCGATCCCGACCCGGTTCCCGGCGAGAGCGTGACCGCGACCGTCACGCGCGAGGGGTCGCCCGCCGTCGGCGTCGCCGTGCGGTTCAACGGCGACCTCGTCGGCACGACCGACGGGCGGGGACGGTGA
- a CDS encoding long-chain-fatty-acid--CoA ligase: protein MVNLVTNVREVASEHPDELAVSFRGRDATYAEFWARTGQFAAGLADRGVGAGDRVAVYLPNLPQFVTAFHGTLRAGGVVVPMNPQYKAREIRHLLADSEAEVVVTLSDLVPFVEEVRDDTDVEHVVTVGEGADAGTDFEAFLGDDHEFAVVDRDDDDVAVLPYTSGTTGQPKGVQLTHRNLGSNATMAADLVPGGIGPDDRQLGVLPLFHIYGMTVVMNATLFNGGAYYPLPEWDAQEALSLVEDERLTLMHGVPAMYNDVINQPNAEEFVLSSLRLAGVGGAGIPIEVLRRFEELYDATIYEGYGLTETSPVTHFNSPERGRRVGSIGKTLPGVQAMIVGDDFEERDPVEEGPVDEDEADLDGITGELVVSGPNVMKGYYRLAEANEEAFTEIDGSPASEASGTSEEQGPSGTRWFHTGDIGYRDEDGYFYVVDRKKHVINTAGYNVYPREVEELLFEHESVADAAVVGIPDDRRGETVKAFVVPVPDADVTPDEIQQYCLDNLAEYKHPREVEFVDELPRTTTGKVQKFELRERETGAETAAE, encoded by the coding sequence ATGGTAAATCTTGTCACGAATGTTCGGGAGGTCGCGTCGGAGCATCCCGACGAACTCGCGGTCTCCTTCCGGGGTCGAGACGCGACGTACGCCGAGTTCTGGGCGCGGACCGGGCAGTTCGCGGCCGGACTGGCCGACCGAGGCGTGGGCGCGGGCGACCGGGTCGCGGTGTACCTGCCGAACCTTCCCCAGTTCGTGACCGCGTTCCACGGCACGCTCCGGGCGGGCGGCGTCGTCGTTCCGATGAACCCCCAGTACAAGGCCCGCGAGATACGCCACCTGCTGGCCGACAGCGAGGCCGAGGTCGTGGTCACGCTGAGCGACCTCGTCCCCTTCGTCGAGGAAGTACGGGACGACACCGACGTCGAGCACGTCGTCACGGTGGGAGAGGGAGCCGACGCCGGGACCGATTTCGAGGCGTTCCTCGGCGACGACCACGAGTTCGCGGTCGTGGACCGCGACGACGACGACGTGGCGGTCCTGCCCTACACCAGCGGGACGACCGGCCAGCCCAAGGGCGTCCAGTTGACCCACCGGAATCTCGGGTCGAACGCCACGATGGCCGCCGACCTCGTGCCCGGCGGCATCGGTCCGGACGACAGGCAACTCGGCGTCCTCCCGCTGTTCCACATCTACGGGATGACCGTGGTGATGAACGCGACGCTGTTCAACGGCGGGGCCTACTACCCGCTCCCCGAGTGGGACGCCCAGGAGGCCCTCTCGCTCGTCGAGGACGAGCGGCTCACGCTGATGCACGGCGTCCCGGCGATGTACAACGACGTCATCAATCAGCCCAACGCCGAGGAGTTCGTCCTCTCGTCGCTCCGGCTCGCGGGCGTCGGCGGCGCGGGCATCCCCATCGAGGTCCTCCGGCGGTTCGAGGAGCTGTACGACGCGACCATCTACGAGGGGTACGGCCTCACGGAGACCAGCCCCGTGACCCACTTCAACTCCCCCGAGCGGGGTCGCCGCGTGGGGAGCATCGGCAAGACGCTTCCCGGCGTTCAGGCGATGATCGTCGGCGACGACTTCGAGGAGCGCGACCCCGTCGAGGAGGGGCCAGTGGACGAAGATGAAGCCGATCTGGACGGAATCACGGGCGAACTCGTGGTCTCCGGGCCGAACGTGATGAAGGGCTACTACCGATTGGCGGAGGCCAACGAGGAGGCGTTCACCGAAATCGACGGAAGTCCCGCAAGCGAAGCGAGCGGGACCTCGGAGGAGCAGGGCCCCTCCGGAACCCGGTGGTTCCACACCGGCGACATCGGCTACCGCGACGAGGACGGCTACTTCTACGTCGTGGACCGCAAGAAGCACGTCATCAACACCGCGGGGTACAACGTCTACCCGCGGGAGGTCGAGGAACTCCTGTTCGAACATGAGTCGGTCGCCGACGCCGCAGTGGTCGGGATTCCCGACGACCGCCGGGGAGAGACCGTCAAAGCGTTCGTCGTGCCGGTCCCGGACGCCGACGTGACGCCCGACGAGATACAGCAGTACTGTCTCGACAACCTCGCGGAGTACAAACACCCCCGCGAGGTCGAGTTCGTCGACGAACTCCCGCGGACGACCACGGGGAAGGTCCAGAAGTTCGAACTCCGCGAGCGCGAGACGGGGGCCGAGACCGCGGCGGAGTGA